In Eremothecium gossypii ATCC 10895 chromosome IV, complete sequence, the genomic stretch TATAGCATCCGAAGTACCTGCTTCTACCAACGGCGAGAACATTAACTCGTCTTTAATGTCAACCTTCGTATTGACCAAACCAGCGTCACTGTTGTATGGAGTAGCACCACCGTCATTAACTTCTACTGCCGTGCTCAACTTCTGTTCCGGCATGTACTTGATCAAGGACTCATCGTCAATCATCACATCGAAAGAGCCAGTCCCTATCGGAGCCATTTGCCCTAATATAACATTTTCAGAAACACCACTGCAGTCGTCCAGCTCAGCGGCTGCGCCAGCCTCAAACAAAATCTCCACAGTCTCTTCGAAGGAGCACCTCATGAGCGCACCAGTGTCGGCCCTGTTGAATCCATGACGCGTCACCGACATCAAGAACCCTTGGGAGGTCATGACATCAACCAAGAGGGCCATATGACGATAGTTCACATAGGAACCATCGGATGCGATAACGTTGTACACTTCCTTGTACAACGCAGCACGACCGGCTTCAATACCAAGCACATTCATTATGTCAATGAATGAGTTGGTATATATGCGAGTAGGGTCGACACCAGGAACGGACATAACCTCTGACAAATTAACACCATCTGTTTCCAAAACCCACTCTGGTATTTTGTGGTATTCTCCTGTTTCACTAGGAACCTTGCGGTCGTACTTCATCATGACCACACGTGTAATATCTTGAACACCCCGCAGAGTAATACTTTCCAACATGGTGTTCTCAATTTTCTTTAGCATATGATCTTCCTCTGCTTCTGCTTCCGCATCTAATGTTTTGGGATCACGAACCACACGACAGCGGATAATCAACTTTTCAGCATTGTCTTCTGACCATATAACAAATAAGTCATTCTTAAATGTTTCCTTGATTTTTTCACCAACTTGACCCATCGTTAGGTCTTTGTCAGTCATGGCAACACGATCCAATTCCAAACGTAATAACCATGGAGACTGATGCTTCAAAGACGCCTCGGTCTCTTCATCCATCAAAGAAAAGTGCAATTGTATAATTTCCTCATCCTCTTCAATCACAGTAGAGCTAGGATCAGGGTCATAGTAAATCTCTGAAGCGACTGTTACACTTTTCAATGTGGTATGTTCGATAGCAGATCTAATCAATTTGGCCTTCTCCTGATCAGTCGCATATGATTCTTCCAAGTACACAGTTAAGGATGGCGTCTTCATATTCTTAGCGACATTTAAGATTTCCTTCAAACGAGGCACACCAGATGTGACCTTCTTCGAGGCAACACCAGCAAAATGGAAGGTGTTTAAGGTCATCTGTGTAGCGGGCTCACCAATAGATTGAGCAGCTAGCACACCGACCATTTCCCCTGGATGAACGATAGATCTCAAGAATTGAGCTTCAATATTGTTCAATACCCATTCAAAAGTCTGTTTGGTTAACCTGTATTCTGTTATCACTCTGCGTGTTGCTAAACGAGAACGTAGCAGACAGCAGAATAGTGTAATGGCATTTTCCTGAGCCTCTTGTAAAATTTGTGATTTACCGCGTAAAACAAGTAGCCGTTCTTGTAGTCCCCTTACACCTTGAACAACATCCTGAATGGATAAATCAGTGGGCTTTGTAGAGTCAATACGGAATGTCTGCTGAGCATTCTGGATAATACGCCTGATATTAACTGGCAGTGGCCAGTTATGCTCACCGTCCATAAATATCTTTCTCAGGAAGTGGCGATCCTGGACTAACTGTTTGTATTCCTCATCCAACAAATTCTGAAGTTTTAGATCGCCAACAATTTCAGTTCCCGATTCTAATAGATTAGGGTCCAATGCATAGTTTGGATTTAGTAAATCGATACGGTAACGTTTCTCAAACGCCAAGTCGGAGCCTGGGATGGTATCGATCGACTGCTTTTCTATGTGTGCAGCATCCATACCATCCTCACCATAGACAAACTGGATGATATTTCCGAGAGAGTTTCTAGTTGTACCATCGTAATGCACCATAATATCCTCCAGTGCCTTGACCAAACGACGTTGAATGTAACCTGTTTCAGCAGTCTTAACCGCAGTATCAATCAAACCTTCACGGCCACCCATAGCGTGGAAGAAAAACTCCTGAGGGGTCAACCCTCTTAGGTACGAGTTTTCTACGAAACCCTTCGATTCTGGAGAGTAGTCATCCTTAGAGAAATGAGGTAGTGTACGGTCGGCAAATCCAAATGCAATACGCTTACCTTCGACCGACTGTTGGCCTACACATGCAGACATCTGTGCAATGTTGATAAAGGAACCCTTAGAACCTGCGCTGACCATCTGCTTGACGTTGTTCAGGTCCTTTAGATTAACTTCTGCAGAGCGACCAGCCTTGTCTCTAGCTTCATTCAAGTAACGCACGACATTATCCTCAAAAGATTCCCGAAGTGTCATACCGTGTTTGGCAGTCAACAAATTAGCTTGTGCTTCTTTAGTGACTTCCTCTACCTTTTTCTTGGCAAGAGCAATTGCGTCTGTGATTTCCCTCATTGTCTTTTCATCAGCAATGGTATCACCAATACCGATAGAGAACCCATTATGGAGCAGCCAGTAATTGACTACCTTTTGAATGTTACCAAATAACTTGGCACATACTTCAGGGCCCTTTTCTCTGGTAACAACATGGATGAGACCACCGCTTGAAGAGCCAACGGTTTTCTTGTCTACTACCCCGAAGATGATCTGTCCGTCGATAATCAACATGCCGTTATCCTTTGGTGATAGGTAGGTGGTACCCTCGTCGAATCTCTGTAAGTGGATACCACTAGGAATAGCCATGGATAATAGCTGCTTACCAGACCACAGTGGTTTTGGCTTTAGAATTGTTGGCGTTGGAATGACACCATCCCAATCTGGAATCCAATAAAGCATGTTTAAAACTTGATCTAACTCAATAAAAGTGTCTCTCAATGTCATTTTCCGAATGCCACATAAGGTATCCTGCACAATACCCATACATGGCTTGTTCGACTGAGGTGAAACAATTTGTAGGGGCACAGCACATAGTTGTGACAGTTCTGCCCGTGTTTCCTCTGACTGTGGAACGTGTAAGTTCATTTCGTCACCATCGAAATCAGCGTTATAAGGCGAGGTGACAGATAAATTTAGCCTAAAGGTGGAATACGGCATAACTTTAACTCTGTGCGCCATCATGGACATCTTGTGCAATGACGGCTGCCGGTTAAATAGCACCGGATCGTCGTCCATAATATGACGTTCGACTTTCCAACCATATTGGAGCTGTATATCACCAGCACGCTTGCTATATCTCAAATCGATACGGTCACCGTTGTCACGGATGACATATTTAGCTCCGGGGTGCTCATTCGGGCCATTCCGCACCAGTTGTGTTAGACGATCGATATTGTAAGGAGTAACGACTTCCGGATACGTCAGAGTTTTCGCTATCGACTTCGGCACACCGACTTGGTCCAGATCTAGGTTTGGGTCACCTGAAATAACGGTACGAGCGGAGAAATCAACACGTTTGCCCATAAGATTACCTCTGATACGACCTTCCTTCCCCTTCAACCGTGCACGGATAGATTTGATCGGTCTTCCCGATTTCTGAACTGCTTGAGGTTGACCGGCAATATCATTGTCCATATACGTCGCAACGTGGAATTGGAGTAGGGACTCAGATTCCTGAATCACATGCTGAGGCGAACCGTTAATCTCCAGCCGCTGCACATTGATATTTGCCTTTAGGATATCACCCAACTTATAGGTCAAGTCATCCTCACCTCTCTGCGACTCGTTAAACGAGATAGATGGGCGCACAGGTGGCGGTGGGACCGGCAAGACAGTTAGCAACATCCATTCGGGGCGAGAAAAGTCCTCGTTGAACCCAAGCCTCCAGGAGTCCTCGGGTGATATATGCTTGAAAACATTCAATATTTCCTCAGCAGAGATAATGCGCTTCTCGGGCTGGTCCGCGTCTTCGGCGTTCTTGTCTTTCTTCCATGTACCAACCAATGAGAGACCATCCTTACGGATACTTGGCTGTGCGTTACCGCAGCCGCCCCGAGAAATATATTTGCTGGGATCGTCTTCGGAGGGCACCTCGGTGTCGCAAACCATCTTAGCCTTACATAATGACCATACTGCGTTGAATCGCCGTTTGGGATCCTTGATCTTGATCGCTTGCCGCATGAGCTCGTTGTATTCATCTAACAGCAGCTTGCCGCAGTGCATGCATACGCACTCACAGACCTTTTTGATCTTCGAGATGAACCCAATATGGAACACGGGCTTCGCCAGCTCGATGTGCCCGAAGTGGCCCGGGCAGTCGTTCATGCCCTCGCCACACGTCTGACACTTGAAGTTCCGGTCGATGGAGCCCAGCCGGGGGTCGTTCAGCCCTCCCACCTTTGCGCGCATCTGCGTCTCGTCCATCGTCTCTGGAAACTCAATCTTGGCCACCGAAATCGCCCGCACCTCCTCGGGCGAGAACAGCCCAAACTGCACCTCCTTGATGGTCCGCAGAGGCGCGCTCGAATACGGAAAGTCCACCATCGCTGTGTCGTACTACCGCTCCCGGAGATACACCCGTTTGCAAGTTCGTGTGTGCACCTGACGCCCAGCCGCCACTCGCAATCCTCGTTTACGCCGACCGCTTTGTTTCGCTCCCTTGCCGCAACAACGAAGCTCTGTTATATGTGCCGCTCGAGACCCTAAGCCTGCTCCTGTCGAACACACGCTCACGCGCAGAAACCTCGTGTCTATACCTTGCAGCTCTGGAATTGGTTCGCGCCAGACCTGCTTATTGCCTTGGCGAACACCTATGCTCGTGTAATCTCAGCTGGAATCGACGAAAAACGGACTCCACAACTAGCAGCAAAACGTATGGTAATGGATAAGTGCAGGGGATGAAACAGACTGTATCAAATCCTTACGAGCACAGCAAACGTGTATGTCTCCACGTGTACAGTAGCTCTCATTAACTATATGAACACTACAGAAGCCGAatttttattttttcacAGGTTTGCCAccgaaaaattttcaccAACTCTCGTACCATATGACATTTGATCGACAGCGAGGGGAGAGCGGCAAGAGCAGATCTCATCGGCAGGCCGGCGGCAAGCACGAAGCAGCACGTGCGCGGGACAGTGCGGCACGGAGTGCTGCGGGCTagggcggcgcgcgagcCTGGGCGACGCATTGCGGCGCGCGGTCAGCTGAACATCTTGGAAAGGGCCTTTTTCtgctgctcgcgcagctTCTGCTTCAGCGCGCGGGCGTTGACGATGGCCTGCGCAATGCCGGCGTCGCCCGGCTGGTAGGTGGCGGCGAGCTCGAGGTCGGTGAGGGCCATCTCCGGGTCCTTGAGGTGGTGGTATGCCAGGCCGCGGCGGTAGAGTGCCTTGGCCTTGGCCTTGTCGTCCGCGGCGCCGTGCAGGACCTCGGAGGCGGCGGAGAGCACGCGCTGGTGGTTGCCGGCCTTCAGGGCGGCCAGCGCGAGGTTGAGGTGGACGGCGACCTTGAGCTGCTCGAGCGCGGCGACATCTGCGTCCGGCAGGTCGTCCGGGAAGTACTCCTGCAGGAAGCCGGCGGCCTTGGCGTACTTCTGGACGGCAACGTCGAAGCGGGCAGCCTGGAGCTGTGCGGTGCCGATGGCCTTGACGGCCTCAACGGCGCGGATGACGCTGCGGGGGTCGGCCAGGTCGACCTTCGCGTCGTCGGCCAGGGTCTCCTCGTAGTCGTCGCCGTACTCGTCTGCGGGCGTAGCCTCGGCGTCCGCGGGCACCTCGTAGGACGCAGGCAGGATGCCGCAGGCGTCGATGCGGACGTCCGCAAGCGGACGGTCCGCGGCGGTCTCCTGGCGCTCGATGGCGCGCACGACGCGCTTGCCCTGGATCACCTCGCCGAACACGACGTGCTTGCCGTCCAGGTGCGGCGTGGGCGCGCACGTGATGAAGCACTGCGAGCCGTTGGTGTTGGGGCCGGCGTTGGCCATCGACAGCAGGAACGGCCGGTCGTGCTTGCGCGCGAAGTTCTCGTCCTCGAACTTCTCGCCGTAGATGGACTCGCCACCCGTGCCGTCGCCGTTGGTGAAGTCGCCGAACTGGCACATGAAGCCCTTGATCACGCGGTGGAACAGCGAGCCCTGGTAGCAGAGCGGCACGCCGGGCTTGGTGCGACACTCGCCCGCGTCGCCCGCGCACAGCCGGACAAAGTTTTCCGCGGTCTTGGGCGTCACGTCGCTGTACACCTCGAACACGACGCGGCCCGCGGGCTTGCCTCCGATGCTCAAGTCAAAGTACGTCTTCTGTCTTTCGGTCATGGTGCGCTGGCCGGCCGCCccggcggctgcgcgccgcggcgccgctgcttATATAGAGAAAAATACAAACGTGGAATGTGCTAGAAACCGCGCGCTAGTCCAcaggcgcgggcgcgcgcgccgcgggcccgggcgccggcggctCCGGGGTGGCGGAGTCGTCGTGCTCCGCGCCGCTGGCCGCGCCCTCGCtctccgccgcgccctcgctctccgcgccgctgtccgcgccgtccgtgtcctccgcgctccacacgccgccgcgcgcctCGTCGACGTCCACCAggtcgcgcagcgcgctcTCGTAGCGCACCTCCGCGCGCACGCCGTCCGCCAGCCCGCGGATGTGCCCGTTGTCCTCGACGATCTCGCCCGTGCGCAGGTCCACCACGTCGCCCTGGTCGTCCAGCGCCTCGTACTTCTCGATGATCCGCGTCCACGCCTGCTTCATGTTCTCGTCTGCGCGCCGGTGGCGCTCCATCACCTCCGCGTCCGACAGCCGCGGGATCGGCTCGTTCTCACGCGACATCACGTACACGACGCCCGCCGGCCGCGTgtccgccgccggcggcgcgggccgctcgtccagcagctcgcgcagcgcgcccgTCAGCCGCCGTAGCCGCCCCGTTCTGCGCTTCTTGATCATGGTGGCGCGCGCCCATGCGCCGCGGGCCCCGCGCCCGCTATATGCGCTCGGTCACGTGGTCCAAGGGTCACGTGACACGCCGTCCCAGACTACACCTATCTACAGCCCGCAGCTCACCGGTCCACCGTGCGCACGCGCTCGCGGTTGCCCTGCGCCGCCCAGCACGCCTTGAACCGCGCCATGTCCGCCGCGCACGCCCGCCAGTCCCCGGTCTCCGCGTGGCacagctgcagcgccaTATTCTCGACGTAGCAGCCCGTCTGCGCGATCCGCCTGTCCCACTCCTCCGGGTCCGTGTCCTGCTTGAGCGCCGCGTACTCCTCCACCGCCTGCTTGTAGTACTCTGTGTCTCCTGCCATGCTTGTTGGTACCGGCCAGGGCCGGGGGCTACGGCGCCGGTTAAGAGCACTGGCGGGGCGCACGTAAGCGAACGTCCAGAGCGATATTCGACAGAAGAATCTCACAGCCTCTGATTCTGAGACGGTGGCAAGTTTCCCGAAAAAACACACGTAACGACATAGTAGTTGCGGGACGGTCAACAAGCGCAGAGGAACAACACAGAAGTGGTACGTGTTGTTTGTTTCAGAGCAGCTTGGTTGAGTTTTAAGACGAGGCTAATCGGAGGATCAATCGAGAGAGGCTGCAATTAGTTCTGAAACAGGTTGTGTATTGAATATGGTGAAGCTAGCAGAATATCCCCGTACGGCGACGTTCGCTTGGTCACCCGACAAGGTGCCGGTGTTGGCCACGGGTACGGCGTCGGGGACGGTGGACGCGGACTTCTCGAGCACAGCGACGCTGGAGTTCTGGGAGGTGGGGAGCGCGGAGAGCGGGCCGCAGGGGTCGGTGACGGCGGACGCGAAGTTCAACGACCTGGACTGGAGCAGGGACGGGGCGATGCTGGCAGGGGCGCTGGAGAACGGGGTGGTGGAGTTTTTCTGCGCGCGGGAGCGGCGGTCGGTGGCGCGGGTGGCGCGGCACACGACGGGCGTGCGCGCGGTGCGGTTTAACGCGAAGCAGGCGAACGTGGCGGTGTCCGGCGGCAGCCAGGGGGAGATCTTTGTGTGGGACACGAACAAGATCAGCGCGGCGGGCTACAGCCCGTTCGGGCCGGGCACGGCGATGACGCCGATCGACGAGGTGCAGTCGCTGGCGTGGAACCAGTCGCTGGCGCACGTGTTTGCGTCCGCGGGCTCGTCGGGCTTTGCATCGATCTGGGACCTGAAGGCCAAGAAGGAGGTGATCCACCTCAGCTACACATCGCCCCACTCCGGGCTCAAGAACCAGCTGGCGGTGGTGGAGTGGCACCCCAGCAACTCGACGCGCGTGGCCACTGCCACGGGCAACGACAACGAGCCGGTGATTCTCGTGTGGGACCTGCGCAATGCGAACATGCCGCTACAAGTGATGTCACAAGGACACTCGAAGGGCATTTTGTCCCTGGACTGGTGCAAGCACGATGAAAAGCTCATGTTGTCCAGCGGCCGGGACAACACCTGCATTTTGTGGAACCCAGAGGAGGCACAAAAGTTGACACAATACCCTACGCGCGGGAACTGGTGCTTCAAGACCAAGTTTGCGCCAGAGGCTCCGGACCTCTTTGCTAGTGCTTCCTTCGACAACAAGATCCAGGTGCAGACCCTCCAGAACCTTGCAAACAAGCTGGATCTGGACGAAACGGCTTTCAAGCAACAGGAATCCGAGGCCGATTTCTGGAACAACGTCTCGCAGAGCGAATCGAAGGAAAAGCCTGTTGTTACAAAAATACAGGCCCCTGCATGGCACAGCAAGAAGTCACCAGCGGCTCACTGGGCTTTCGGCGGGAAGATAGTACGCATCACCTCCGATGGGCTGGGTGTGTCGGTGAGCAAACCACATATCGAAGGATTTGAGAAGAACGTCATGCTGGATGAGGCCCTTCAGTCAAAGAACTTTGTTCCTATTATAAACAAAAGGTTGGCTCAAACTGTCACCCCTACAAATGAGGAGGATTGGTCCCTGTTAGAGAGTCTATCCATGGACGGTAAGGACACTTACCTGCAAGAGGCTCTTTCGTTCGACGACAACGAAGCAGTAGATTCCCAACCAGATACCAAGGACGAGGACTTTTTCCTGAACTTAACCGGCCAATACGAACCATCCGGTGAGTTTGAACTTGATGCTGCCAACCCGGGCATTACTTTAAACCTTCTGAAGGGCGAGCTATCCAAGGCTGTAAATCTTGCGCTCGAGAAGGACCTACTTCTGGAGTCTTTGGTGATTGCTTTAAATTCCGACGACGACCAAATAAAGCAAAAGGTCAAGAATGCATACTATACTAAGTATGCCTCGAATTCGCAGCTCGCTCGGTCGTTGTACGCAATTTCCGAGAGGAAAATTGAAGACCTCGTGGACAACTTGAACGTCTCGCAGTGGAAGCATATTGTTATGGCAATCAAGACCTACGCTACTGAACAATCTAAGAACTCTTTATTGATCAGATTGGGCGATAGGTTGTTGCAGGCAGGTCAGAGACAAAATGCCGTTACCCTCTACTTGGCCGGGCAGTCATTGGACAAGGTTGCATCCGTCTGGCTCAGGGAGCTGCCTGCATTGGAATCCGAAATGCGTTCGCATAAAAATACTCTAAACGAGGCGCATCTGGAAGCCTTGACTGAATTTGTTGAGAGATTCACTGTTTTGTCTGCCTACATCAACGAGGATGGTGGTGCAAAGCTAACAAACGAAGAATTGGTATCTAAATTCTTGGAATTCGTGAGCATGGCTTCATCTAGCGGGGATTTCGAACTGGCCTTGAAGTTTTTGGAGAACTTGCCTGGTGACAATGAGCAGGTGAAGACCGAAAAACAGCGTGTGCTAATCGCCTCAGGCAAATGCGCCACTACATCCGCAACCTCCACAAGAAGGGGCAAGTACGGATCTACAACAGTGGCTCCCGGAGTTCCGGGTATGCCAGCGGCTCCTATGCCTGTTGTTGGTATGCAACCACCAGCTAACCCACTGGCTGACCGTACAGCAAGTTATGGTGCGCCAGGGTACAATGTTGCAGCGCCAATGCCACCTCCAAACGGAAGACCAAACCCATACGCTGCTCCTGCGCCTGCCTACCAGATGGCCAACCCTGCTGCGCATGGAAAGTACGTTAATTCTGCTTCTGCTTCTCCAGGGCACAATACCCCCCGCGGTTCGGTTTCCATGCCTCACAACCCATATGCGCCATCTACCAATGGCGCCGGCGCGGTATCACATAACTCCTACGCACCACAACATGTGCAGCCTGCAGGGCAGCCTCAGAACATGTATGGGGTGCCACCGCAGAGAAATTTTATGAACCAGACCCAGGATAAGCCGCCAGTCAACCCTGCCGCCACGAATGTGCTATCTGGTCAATCCCCACATTTAAACAGAAAAGCCAACAATGGATGGAATGATCTTCCTGAAATTGTGAAGGAGAAGAAATCGAGGG encodes the following:
- the RPO21 gene encoding DNA-directed RNA polymerase II subunit RPB1 (Syntenic homolog of Saccharomyces cerevisiae YDL140C (RPO21)) is translated as MVDFPYSSAPLRTIKEVQFGLFSPEEVRAISVAKIEFPETMDETQMRAKVGGLNDPRLGSIDRNFKCQTCGEGMNDCPGHFGHIELAKPVFHIGFISKIKKVCECVCMHCGKLLLDEYNELMRQAIKIKDPKRRFNAVWSLCKAKMVCDTEVPSEDDPSKYISRGGCGNAQPSIRKDGLSLVGTWKKDKNAEDADQPEKRIISAEEILNVFKHISPEDSWRLGFNEDFSRPEWMLLTVLPVPPPPVRPSISFNESQRGEDDLTYKLGDILKANINVQRLEINGSPQHVIQESESLLQFHVATYMDNDIAGQPQAVQKSGRPIKSIRARLKGKEGRIRGNLMGKRVDFSARTVISGDPNLDLDQVGVPKSIAKTLTYPEVVTPYNIDRLTQLVRNGPNEHPGAKYVIRDNGDRIDLRYSKRAGDIQLQYGWKVERHIMDDDPVLFNRQPSLHKMSMMAHRVKVMPYSTFRLNLSVTSPYNADFDGDEMNLHVPQSEETRAELSQLCAVPLQIVSPQSNKPCMGIVQDTLCGIRKMTLRDTFIELDQVLNMLYWIPDWDGVIPTPTILKPKPLWSGKQLLSMAIPSGIHLQRFDEGTTYLSPKDNGMLIIDGQIIFGVVDKKTVGSSSGGLIHVVTREKGPEVCAKLFGNIQKVVNYWLLHNGFSIGIGDTIADEKTMREITDAIALAKKKVEEVTKEAQANLLTAKHGMTLRESFEDNVVRYLNEARDKAGRSAEVNLKDLNNVKQMVSAGSKGSFINIAQMSACVGQQSVEGKRIAFGFADRTLPHFSKDDYSPESKGFVENSYLRGLTPQEFFFHAMGGREGLIDTAVKTAETGYIQRRLVKALEDIMVHYDGTTRNSLGNIIQFVYGEDGMDAAHIEKQSIDTIPGSDLAFEKRYRIDLLNPNYALDPNLLESGTEIVGDLKLQNLLDEEYKQLVQDRHFLRKIFMDGEHNWPLPVNIRRIIQNAQQTFRIDSTKPTDLSIQDVVQGVRGLQERLLVLRGKSQILQEAQENAITLFCCLLRSRLATRRVITEYRLTKQTFEWVLNNIEAQFLRSIVHPGEMVGVLAAQSIGEPATQMTLNTFHFAGVASKKVTSGVPRLKEILNVAKNMKTPSLTVYLEESYATDQEKAKLIRSAIEHTTLKSVTVASEIYYDPDPSSTVIEEDEEIIQLHFSLMDEETEASLKHQSPWLLRLELDRVAMTDKDLTMGQVGEKIKETFKNDLFVIWSEDNAEKLIIRCRVVRDPKTLDAEAEAEEDHMLKKIENTMLESITLRGVQDITRVVMMKYDRKVPSETGEYHKIPEWVLETDGVNLSEVMSVPGVDPTRIYTNSFIDIMNVLGIEAGRAALYKEVYNVIASDGSYVNYRHMALLVDVMTSQGFLMSVTRHGFNRADTGALMRCSFEETVEILFEAGAAAELDDCSGVSENVILGQMAPIGTGSFDVMIDDESLIKYMPEQKLSTAVEVNDGGATPYNSDAGLVNTKVDIKDELMFSPLVEAGTSDAIASGGFTAYGGADYGGATSPFSGYGNGPTSPGFGDVSSPGFSPTSPAYSPTSPSYSPTSPSYSPTSPSYSPTSPSYSPTSPSYSPTSPSYSPTSPSYSPTSPSYSPTSPSYSPTSPSYSPTSPSYSPTSPSYSPTSPSYSPTSPSYSPTSPSYSPTSPSYSPTSPSYSPTSPSYSPTSPSYSPTSPSYSPTSPSYSPTSPSYSPTSPSYSPTSPQYSPRSPSYSPSFNNNDKEQKDENGTH
- the COA4 gene encoding Coa4p (Syntenic homolog of Saccharomyces cerevisiae YLR218C (COA4)); amino-acid sequence: MAGDTEYYKQAVEEYAALKQDTDPEEWDRRIAQTGCYVENMALQLCHAETGDWRACAADMARFKACWAAQGNRERVRTVDR
- the CPR6 gene encoding peptidylprolyl isomerase CPR6 (Syntenic homolog of Saccharomyces cerevisiae YLR216C (CPR6)), which produces MTERQKTYFDLSIGGKPAGRVVFEVYSDVTPKTAENFVRLCAGDAGECRTKPGVPLCYQGSLFHRVIKGFMCQFGDFTNGDGTGGESIYGEKFEDENFARKHDRPFLLSMANAGPNTNGSQCFITCAPTPHLDGKHVVFGEVIQGKRVVRAIERQETAADRPLADVRIDACGILPASYEVPADAEATPADEYGDDYEETLADDAKVDLADPRSVIRAVEAVKAIGTAQLQAARFDVAVQKYAKAAGFLQEYFPDDLPDADVAALEQLKVAVHLNLALAALKAGNHQRVLSAASEVLHGAADDKAKAKALYRRGLAYHHLKDPEMALTDLELAATYQPGDAGIAQAIVNARALKQKLREQQKKALSKMFS
- the SEC31 gene encoding Sec31p (Syntenic homolog of Saccharomyces cerevisiae YDL195W (SEC31)), translated to MVKLAEYPRTATFAWSPDKVPVLATGTASGTVDADFSSTATLEFWEVGSAESGPQGSVTADAKFNDLDWSRDGAMLAGALENGVVEFFCARERRSVARVARHTTGVRAVRFNAKQANVAVSGGSQGEIFVWDTNKISAAGYSPFGPGTAMTPIDEVQSLAWNQSLAHVFASAGSSGFASIWDLKAKKEVIHLSYTSPHSGLKNQLAVVEWHPSNSTRVATATGNDNEPVILVWDLRNANMPLQVMSQGHSKGILSLDWCKHDEKLMLSSGRDNTCILWNPEEAQKLTQYPTRGNWCFKTKFAPEAPDLFASASFDNKIQVQTLQNLANKLDLDETAFKQQESEADFWNNVSQSESKEKPVVTKIQAPAWHSKKSPAAHWAFGGKIVRITSDGLGVSVSKPHIEGFEKNVMLDEALQSKNFVPIINKRLAQTVTPTNEEDWSLLESLSMDGKDTYLQEALSFDDNEAVDSQPDTKDEDFFLNLTGQYEPSGEFELDAANPGITLNLLKGELSKAVNLALEKDLLLESLVIALNSDDDQIKQKVKNAYYTKYASNSQLARSLYAISERKIEDLVDNLNVSQWKHIVMAIKTYATEQSKNSLLIRLGDRLLQAGQRQNAVTLYLAGQSLDKVASVWLRELPALESEMRSHKNTLNEAHLEALTEFVERFTVLSAYINEDGGAKLTNEELVSKFLEFVSMASSSGDFELALKFLENLPGDNEQVKTEKQRVLIASGKCATTSATSTRRGKYGSTTVAPGVPGMPAAPMPVVGMQPPANPLADRTASYGAPGYNVAAPMPPPNGRPNPYAAPAPAYQMANPAAHGKYVNSASASPGHNTPRGSVSMPHNPYAPSTNGAGAVSHNSYAPQHVQPAGQPQNMYGVPPQRNFMNQTQDKPPVNPAATNVLSGQSPHLNRKANNGWNDLPEIVKEKKSRAKPVSTAPVAVASMTGMQASPNVTGGTIPPPPITRVTSNTSIAGSPMTPQKLSRKSSVVQTTALNAPVPVNPYAPPVTGRNAVQSPPLNPYAPSGAHAAAPPTGTYSPHLAGQAIDHTHRATPLSNMAAPPQKAMPGPPPKSMARKSTTSEKDIDSANQLLSSIQKAPNGGPPPRKQVVAPQPSVHAASPVAEPVAIPPQQQLIIEFFKEELARVTPLVPPEYNKQLKDCSKRLNILFTHIEKQDLLSAPTIEKLHTIVALLREHKYSDALAVHVDIATNHVQEAGNWLTGVKRLIGLAEATSS
- the SCM3 gene encoding Scm3p (Syntenic homolog of Saccharomyces cerevisiae YDL139C (SCM3)), with the translated sequence MIKKRRTGRLRRLTGALRELLDERPAPPAADTRPAGVVYVMSRENEPIPRLSDAEVMERHRRADENMKQAWTRIIEKYEALDDQGDVVDLRTGEIVEDNGHIRGLADGVRAEVRYESALRDLVDVDEARGGVWSAEDTDGADSGAESEGAAESEGAASGAEHDDSATPEPPAPGPAARAPAPVD